A region from the Vicia villosa cultivar HV-30 ecotype Madison, WI linkage group LG3, Vvil1.0, whole genome shotgun sequence genome encodes:
- the LOC131661491 gene encoding chalcone synthase 1A-like isoform X2 has translation MMTVNEIRQTQRAEGTATVLAIGTANPQNCVDQSAYPDFYFRVTNSEHKTELKQKFKRICEKAMIKKRYMHLTEDILKENPSLCEVMAPSLDVKQDILVVEIPKLGKEAASKAIKEWGQAKSKITHLVFCTSGGIDMPGADYQLTKLLGLRPHVKRYMIYQQGCYAGGTGLRLAKDLAENNKDARVLLVCSEIKVLTYSGPSETHLDGLVGQAIFGDGAAAAIIGSDPLPQFEKPLFELVWTAQTILPDSEGAIECHIREVGLTFHLLENVPDLISNNIEKALVEAFQPLNISDYNSIFWISHPGGRAILDKIEAKLGLKPEKMQASRHILSEYGNMSSASVLFILDEMRRKSKEEGLATTGEGLEWGVLFSFGPGITVETVLLRSVAI, from the exons ATGATGACGGTAAATGAGATCCGCCAGACACAGAGAGCTGAAGGCACTGCCACTGTGTTAGCTATTGGCACTGCAAATCCTCAAAACTGTGTAGATCAGAGTGCATATCCAGACTTCTACTTCCGCGTTACAAACAGTGAACACAAGACTGAGCTTAAACAAAAATTCAAGCGCATAT GTGAAAAAGCTATGATTAAGAAGAGATACATGCATTTGACAGAAGATATTTTGAAGGAGAATCCAAGTTTGTGTGAGGTCATGGCACCTTCATTGGATGTCAAACAAGACATCCTGGTTGTGGAAATACCAAAGCTAGGAAAAGAGGCTGcatcaaaggcaatcaaggaatGGGGTCAAGCTAAGTCCAAGATTACTCATCTTGTCTTTTGCACTTCAGGCGGTATCGATATGCCTGGTGCGGACTATCAGCTCACAAAGCTCTTAGGCCTTCGTCCACATGTAAAGCGTTATATGATATACCAACAAGGTTGTTATGCTGGTGGGACGGGGCTTCGATTAGCTAAAGATTTGGCTGAGAACAACAAAGACGCTCGTGTTTTGTTGGTTTGTTCCGAGATAAAGGTATTAACTTACTCTGGACCTAGTGAGACTCATCTTGATGGTCTGGTGGGACAAGCGATTTTTGGAGATGGTGCGGCAGCTGCGATTATTGGTTCAGACCCGTTGCCACAATTTGAAAAGCCTTTGTTTGAATTGGTATGGACTGCACAAACCATCCTTCCGGATAGCGAAGGAGCTATTGAATGTCACATTCGAGAAGTGGGACTTACATTTCATCTGCTCGAGAATGTTCCTGACCTCATCTCAAATAACATTGAGAAAGCTCTTGTTGAGGCCTTTCAACCTTTGAACATCTCTGATTACAATTCCATTTTTTGGATTTCACACCCCGGTGGACGAGCCATTCTTGACAAAATTGAAGCCAAATTAGGCTTAAAGCCGGAGAAAATGCAAGCCAGTCGACATATACTTAGCGAGTATGGAAACATGTCAAGTGCGTCCGTGTTATTCATCTTGGATGAGATGAGAAGGAAATCAAAAGAAGAAGGCCTTGCCACAACGGGTGAGGGCCTTGAATGGGGTGTGCTTTTCAGTTTTGGTCCTGGAATCACTGTCGAGACTGTTTTGCTCCGTAGTGTGGCCATTTAA
- the LOC131661491 gene encoding chalcone synthase 1A-like isoform X1, producing the protein MMTVNEIRQTQRAEGTATVLAIGTANPQNCVDQSAYPDFYFRVTNSEHKTELKQKFKRICNMFISEKAMIKKRYMHLTEDILKENPSLCEVMAPSLDVKQDILVVEIPKLGKEAASKAIKEWGQAKSKITHLVFCTSGGIDMPGADYQLTKLLGLRPHVKRYMIYQQGCYAGGTGLRLAKDLAENNKDARVLLVCSEIKVLTYSGPSETHLDGLVGQAIFGDGAAAAIIGSDPLPQFEKPLFELVWTAQTILPDSEGAIECHIREVGLTFHLLENVPDLISNNIEKALVEAFQPLNISDYNSIFWISHPGGRAILDKIEAKLGLKPEKMQASRHILSEYGNMSSASVLFILDEMRRKSKEEGLATTGEGLEWGVLFSFGPGITVETVLLRSVAI; encoded by the exons ATGATGACGGTAAATGAGATCCGCCAGACACAGAGAGCTGAAGGCACTGCCACTGTGTTAGCTATTGGCACTGCAAATCCTCAAAACTGTGTAGATCAGAGTGCATATCCAGACTTCTACTTCCGCGTTACAAACAGTGAACACAAGACTGAGCTTAAACAAAAATTCAAGCGCATATGTAACATGtttataa GTGAAAAAGCTATGATTAAGAAGAGATACATGCATTTGACAGAAGATATTTTGAAGGAGAATCCAAGTTTGTGTGAGGTCATGGCACCTTCATTGGATGTCAAACAAGACATCCTGGTTGTGGAAATACCAAAGCTAGGAAAAGAGGCTGcatcaaaggcaatcaaggaatGGGGTCAAGCTAAGTCCAAGATTACTCATCTTGTCTTTTGCACTTCAGGCGGTATCGATATGCCTGGTGCGGACTATCAGCTCACAAAGCTCTTAGGCCTTCGTCCACATGTAAAGCGTTATATGATATACCAACAAGGTTGTTATGCTGGTGGGACGGGGCTTCGATTAGCTAAAGATTTGGCTGAGAACAACAAAGACGCTCGTGTTTTGTTGGTTTGTTCCGAGATAAAGGTATTAACTTACTCTGGACCTAGTGAGACTCATCTTGATGGTCTGGTGGGACAAGCGATTTTTGGAGATGGTGCGGCAGCTGCGATTATTGGTTCAGACCCGTTGCCACAATTTGAAAAGCCTTTGTTTGAATTGGTATGGACTGCACAAACCATCCTTCCGGATAGCGAAGGAGCTATTGAATGTCACATTCGAGAAGTGGGACTTACATTTCATCTGCTCGAGAATGTTCCTGACCTCATCTCAAATAACATTGAGAAAGCTCTTGTTGAGGCCTTTCAACCTTTGAACATCTCTGATTACAATTCCATTTTTTGGATTTCACACCCCGGTGGACGAGCCATTCTTGACAAAATTGAAGCCAAATTAGGCTTAAAGCCGGAGAAAATGCAAGCCAGTCGACATATACTTAGCGAGTATGGAAACATGTCAAGTGCGTCCGTGTTATTCATCTTGGATGAGATGAGAAGGAAATCAAAAGAAGAAGGCCTTGCCACAACGGGTGAGGGCCTTGAATGGGGTGTGCTTTTCAGTTTTGGTCCTGGAATCACTGTCGAGACTGTTTTGCTCCGTAGTGTGGCCATTTAA